From Heteronotia binoei isolate CCM8104 ecotype False Entrance Well chromosome 17, APGP_CSIRO_Hbin_v1, whole genome shotgun sequence, one genomic window encodes:
- the LOC132586155 gene encoding E3 ubiquitin-protein ligase SIAH1, producing MSRQTATALPTGTSKCTPSQRVPALTGTTASNNDLASLFECPVCFDYVLPPILQCQSGHLVCSNCRPKLTCCPTCRGPLGSIRNLAMEKVANSVLFPCKYASSGCEITLPHTEKADHEELCEFRPYSCPCPGASCKWQGSLDAVMPHLMHQHKSITTLQGEDIVFLATDINLPGAVDWVMMQSCFGFHFMLVLEKQEKYDGHQQFFAIVQLIGTRKQAENFAYRLELNGHRRRLTWEATPRSIHEGIATAIMNSDCLVFDTSIAQLFAENGNLGINVTISMC from the coding sequence ATGAGCCGTCAGACTGCTACAGCACTTCCTACGGGTACCTCCAAGTGTACACCATCCCAGAGGGTACCTGCATTGACTGGCACCACTGCATCCAACAATGACTTGGCtagcctctttgagtgtcctgtgTGTTTTGACTATGTATTGCCACCTATTCTGCAGTGCCAAAGCGGCCACCTTGTTTGTAGCAACTGTCGTCCCAAGCTCACATGCTGTCCAACTTGCCGAGGCCCATTGGGCTCTATTCGTAACTTGGCTATGGAAAAAGTTGCCAATTCTGTACTGTTCCCTTGTAAATACGCCTCCTCTGGCTGTGAGATAACGTTGCCTCACACCGAGAAAGCAGACCACGAAGAGCTTTGTGAATTTAGGCCTTATTCATGTCCGTGCCCTGGTGCTTCTTGTAAGTGGCAAGGATCTCTGGATGCTGTCATGCCCCATCTCATGCACCAGCACAAGTCAATCACCACGCTACAGGGAGAAGATATTGTTTTCCTCGCCACAGACATTAACCTTCCTGGTGCTGTTGACTGGGTTATGATGCAGTCTTGTTTTGGCTTTCATTTCATGTTAGTATTGGAGAAACAGGAGAAGTACGATGGTCACCAGCAGTTCTTTGCAATTGTACAGCTGATAGGAACAAGGAAGCAAGCTGAAAATTTTGCTTACCGGCTAGAGCTGAATGGTCATAGGCGGCGATTGACTTGGGAAGCAACACCTCGATCGATTCATGAAGGGATTGCGACTGCCATCATGAATAGTGACTGTCTAGTCTTCGACACCAGCATCGCACAGCTTTTTGCAGAGAACGGCAATTTAGGCATCAATGTGACGATTTCGATGTGTTGA